A portion of the Rhinopithecus roxellana isolate Shanxi Qingling chromosome 19, ASM756505v1, whole genome shotgun sequence genome contains these proteins:
- the EPX gene encoding eosinophil peroxidase: MHLLPALAGVLATLILAQPCEGSDTDSPGAVETLVLRDCIAEAKLLVDAAYNWTQKSIKQRLRSGSASPMDLLSYFKQPVAATRTVVRAADYMHVALGLLEEKLQPQRSGPFNVTDVLTEPQLRLLSQASGCALQDQAERCSNKYRTITGRCNNKRRPWLGASNQALARWLPAEYEDGLSLPFGWTPGRRRNGFLLPLVRAVSNQIVRFPSERLTSDRGRALMFMQWGQFIDHDLDFSPESPARVAFTEGVDCEKTCAQLPPCFPIKIPPNDPRIKNQRDCIPFFRSAPSCPQNKNRVRNQINALTSFVDASMVYGSEVSLSLRLRNRTNYLGLLAVNQRFQDNGRALLPFDNLRDDPCLLTNRSARIPCFLAGDTRSTETPKLAAMHTLFMREHNRLATELRRLNPRWTGDKLYNEARKIVGAMVQIITYRDFLPLVLGKARARRTLGPYRGYCSNVDPRVANVFTLAFRFGHTMLQPFMFRLDRQYRASAPNSHVPLSSAFFASWRIVYEGGIDPILRGLMATPAKLNRQDAMLVDELRDRLFRQVRRIGLDLAALNMQRSRDHGLPGYNAWRRFCGLSQPRNLAQLSRVLKNQDLARKFLNLYGTPDNIDIWIGAIAEPLLPGARVGPLLACLFENQFRRARDGDRFWWQKRGVFTKRQRQALSRISLSRIICDNTGITMVSRDIFRANIYPRGFVSCSCIPRLNLSAWRGK, translated from the exons ATGCATCTGCTCCCCGCCCTGGCAGGGGTCCTGGCCACACTCATCCTTGCCCAGCCCTGTGAGGGCAGTGACACAG ACTCTCCTGGGGCAGTGGAGACCTTGGTCCTGCGGGACTGCATAGCAGAGGCCAAGCTGCTGGTGGATGCTGCCTACAATTGGACCCAGAAGAG CATCAAGCAGCGGCTTCGCAGCGGCTCAGCCAGCCCCATGGACCTCCTGTCCTACTTCAAGCAACCGGTAGCAGCCACCAGGACAGTTGTTCGGGCCGCAGATTATATGCATGTGGCCTTGGGGCTGCTTGAAGAGAAGTTACAACCCCAGCGGTCCGGACCCTTCAATGTCACTG ATGTACTAACAGAACCACAGCTGCGGCTGCTGTCCCAGGCCAGTGGCTGTGCTCTCCAGGACCAGGCCGAGCGCTGCAGCAACAAGTACCGCACCATCACTGGACGATGCAACAACAA GAGGAGACCCTGGCTAGGGGCCTCCAACCAGGCTCTGGCTCGCTGGCTGCCGGCCGAGTATGAGGATGGGCTGTCGCTCCCCTTTGGCTGGACCCCCGGCAGGAGGCGCAAtggcttcctcctccctctt GTCCGGGCTGTCTCCAACCAGATTGTGCGCTTCCCCAGCGAGAGACTGACCTCCGACCGTGGCCGGGCCCTCATGTTCATGCAGTGGGGCCAGTTCATTGACCACGACCTGGACTTCTCCCCGGAGTCCCCAGCCAGAGTGGCCTTCACTGAGGGCGTTGACTGTGAGAAGACCTGTGCCCAGCTGCCCCCCTGCTTTCCCATCAAG ATACCACCCAATGACCCCCGCATCAAGAACCAGCGTGACTGCATCCCCTTCTTCCGCTCGGCACCCTCAtgcccccaaaacaaaaacagagtccGCAACCAGATCAACGCGCTTACCTCCTTCGTGGACGCCAGCATGGTGTATGGCAGCGAGGTCTCCCTCTCGCTGCGGCTCCGCAACCGGACCAACTACCTGGGGCTGCTGGCTGTCAACCAGCGCTTCCAAGACAATGGCCGGGCCCTGCTGCCCTTCGACAACCTGCGTGACGACCCCTGTCTCCTCACCAACCGCTCGGCGCGCATCCCCTGCTTCCTGGCAG GTGACACCCGATCAACGGAAACCCCCAAACTGGCAGCCATGCACACTCTCTTTATGCGAGAGCACAACCGGCTGGCCACCGAGCTGAGACGCCTGAATCCCCGGTGGACTGGAGACAAGCTGTACAATGAGGCTCGGAAGATCGTGGGGGCCATGGTCCAG ATCATCACCTACCGAGACTTTCTGCCCCTGGTTCTGGGCAAGGCCCGGGCCAGGAGAACCCTGGGACCCTACAGGGGGTACTGCTCCAATGTGGACCCACGAGTGGCCAATGTCTTCACCCTGGCCTTCCGCTTTGGCCACACCATGCTCCAGCCCTTCATGTTCCGCTTGGACAGACAGTACCGGGCCTCTGCACCCAACTCACACGTCCCACTTAGCTCTGCCTTCTTTGCCAGCTGGCGGATCGTGTATGAAG GTGGCATCGACCCCATCCTCCGGGGACTCATGGCCACCCCTGCCAAGCTGAACCGTCAGGATGCCATGTTAGTGGATGAGCTCCGGGACCGGCTGTTTCGGCAAGTGAGGAGGATCGGGCTGGACCTGGCAGCTCTCAACATGCAACGAAGCCGGGACCATGGCCTTCCAG GGTACAATGCTTGGAGGCGCTTCTGTGGGCTCTCCCAGCCCCGGAATTTGGCACAGCTTAGCCGGGTGCTGAAAAACCAGGACTTGGCAAGGAAGTTCCTGAATCTGTATGGAACACCTGACAACATTGACATCTGGATTGGGGCCATCGCTGAGCCCCTTTTGCCAGGGGCTCGAGTGGGGCCCCTTCTGGCTTGTCTGTTCGAGAACCAGTTCAGGAGAGCCCGAGACGGAGACAG GTTCTGGTGGCAGAAACGAGGTGTTTTCACCAAAAGACAGCGCCAGGCCCTGAGCAGAATTTCCTTGTCTCGAATTATATGTGACAATACCGGTATCACCATGGTTTCAAGGGACATCTTCAGAGCCAACATCTATCCCCGGGGCTTTGTAAGCTGCAGCTGTATCCCCAGGTTGAACCTGTCAGCCTGGCGGGGGAAATGA